From one Bos indicus x Bos taurus breed Angus x Brahman F1 hybrid chromosome 7, Bos_hybrid_MaternalHap_v2.0, whole genome shotgun sequence genomic stretch:
- the RAD23A gene encoding UV excision repair protein RAD23 homolog A isoform X1 produces the protein MAVTITLKTLQQQTFKIRMEPDETVKVLKEKIEAEKGRDAFPVAGQKLIYAGKILSDDVPIRDYRIDEKNFVVVMVTKAKTSPGTSVPSEASPTATPESSTSFPSAPASGMSHPPPTAREDKSPSEESAPTTSPESVSGSVPSSGSGGREEDAASTLVTGSEYETMLTEIMSMGYERERVVAALRASYNNPHRAVEYLLTGIPGSPEPEHGSVQESQVSEQPSTEAAGENPLEFLRDQPQFQNMRQVIQQNPALLPALLQQLGQENPQLLQQISRHQEQFIQMLNEPPGELVDISDVEGEVGAIGEEAPQMNYIQVTPQEKEAIERLKALGFPESLVIQAYFACEKNENLAANFLLSQNFDDE, from the exons GGGTCGTGATGCTTTCCCCGTGGCCGGACAGAAACTCATCTATGCTGGCAAGATCCTGAGTGACGATGTCCCCATCAGGGACTATCGCATTGACGAGAAGAACTTCGTGGTTGTCATGGTGACCAAG GCCAAAACCAGCCCAGGCACCTCAGTACCCTCAGAGGCCTCACCCACTGCCACCCCGGAGTCTTCCACATCCTTCCCGTCAGCCCCTGCCTCAGGCATGTCCCACCCCCCACCTACTGCCAGAGAAGACAAAAGCCCATCGGAGGAATCTGCCCCCACGACGTCCCCGGAGTCTGTGTCAGG CTCTGTTCCCTCTTCAGGTAGCGGCGGGCGAGAGGAAGACGCAGCCTCCACGCTAG TGACGGGCTCTGAGTATGAGACAATGCTGACGGAGATCATGTCCATGGGCTACGAGCGAGAGCGAGTTGTGGCTGCCCTGAGAGCCAGCTACAACAACCCCCACCGAGCTGTGGAATATCTACTCACG GGAATTCCTGGGAGCCCCGAGCCAGAACACGGTTCTGTCCAGGAGAGCCAAGTTTCAGAGCAGCCATCCACAGAAGCAG CAGGAGAGAACCCCTTGGAATTTCTGCGAGACCAGCCTCAGTTCCAGAACATGCGGCAGGTGATTCAGCAGAACCCTGCGCTGCTGCCAGCCCTGCTCCAGCAGCTGGGCCAGGAGAACCCCCAGCTCTTACAG CAAATCAGCCGGCATCAGGAGCAGTTCATCCAGATGTTGAATGAGCCCCCCGGGGAGCTGGTGGACATCTCAGACGTGGAGGGCGAGGTGGGCGCCATAGGTGAGGAGGCCCCGCAGATGAACTACATCCAGGTGACACCACAGGAGAAAGAAGCTATAGAGAGG TTGAaggccctgggcttcccagagagCCTGGTGATCCAGGCCTACTTCGCTTGTGAAAAAAACGAGAACTTGGCTGCCAACTTCCTCCTGAGTCAGAACTTTGATGACGAGTGA
- the RAD23A gene encoding UV excision repair protein RAD23 homolog A isoform X2, with protein sequence MAVTITLKTLQQQTFKIRMEPDETVKVLKEKIEAEKGRDAFPVAGQKLIYAGKILSDDVPIRDYRIDEKNFVVVMVTKAKTSPGTSVPSEASPTATPESSTSFPSAPASGMSHPPPTAREDKSPSEESAPTTSPESVSGSVPSSGSGGREEDAASTLVTGSEYETMLTEIMSMGYERERVVAALRASYNNPHRAVEYLLTGIPGSPEPEHGSVQESQVSEQPSTEAGENPLEFLRDQPQFQNMRQVIQQNPALLPALLQQLGQENPQLLQQISRHQEQFIQMLNEPPGELVDISDVEGEVGAIGEEAPQMNYIQVTPQEKEAIERLKALGFPESLVIQAYFACEKNENLAANFLLSQNFDDE encoded by the exons GGGTCGTGATGCTTTCCCCGTGGCCGGACAGAAACTCATCTATGCTGGCAAGATCCTGAGTGACGATGTCCCCATCAGGGACTATCGCATTGACGAGAAGAACTTCGTGGTTGTCATGGTGACCAAG GCCAAAACCAGCCCAGGCACCTCAGTACCCTCAGAGGCCTCACCCACTGCCACCCCGGAGTCTTCCACATCCTTCCCGTCAGCCCCTGCCTCAGGCATGTCCCACCCCCCACCTACTGCCAGAGAAGACAAAAGCCCATCGGAGGAATCTGCCCCCACGACGTCCCCGGAGTCTGTGTCAGG CTCTGTTCCCTCTTCAGGTAGCGGCGGGCGAGAGGAAGACGCAGCCTCCACGCTAG TGACGGGCTCTGAGTATGAGACAATGCTGACGGAGATCATGTCCATGGGCTACGAGCGAGAGCGAGTTGTGGCTGCCCTGAGAGCCAGCTACAACAACCCCCACCGAGCTGTGGAATATCTACTCACG GGAATTCCTGGGAGCCCCGAGCCAGAACACGGTTCTGTCCAGGAGAGCCAAGTTTCAGAGCAGCCATCCACAGAAGCAG GAGAGAACCCCTTGGAATTTCTGCGAGACCAGCCTCAGTTCCAGAACATGCGGCAGGTGATTCAGCAGAACCCTGCGCTGCTGCCAGCCCTGCTCCAGCAGCTGGGCCAGGAGAACCCCCAGCTCTTACAG CAAATCAGCCGGCATCAGGAGCAGTTCATCCAGATGTTGAATGAGCCCCCCGGGGAGCTGGTGGACATCTCAGACGTGGAGGGCGAGGTGGGCGCCATAGGTGAGGAGGCCCCGCAGATGAACTACATCCAGGTGACACCACAGGAGAAAGAAGCTATAGAGAGG TTGAaggccctgggcttcccagagagCCTGGTGATCCAGGCCTACTTCGCTTGTGAAAAAAACGAGAACTTGGCTGCCAACTTCCTCCTGAGTCAGAACTTTGATGACGAGTGA